In Massilistercora timonensis, the following are encoded in one genomic region:
- a CDS encoding V-type ATPase 116kDa subunit family protein, protein MIVKMKFLSISGPRTDIDRVCDVYLSKYEMQLENAVTELRTTQNLLPFVEVNPYKEPLAKAEQFAGLLPSGEYHTDHTLTTEEILALIRDVNHDYLDIQENKELLKKKKDELTGKLNVLEPFRSLDLDVHKVLHYRYMHVRFGRIDLDHYQKLEKYLFDDLNAIFLEGTRTENYVYGCYFAANSDTSRVDAVFNSMHFERITVSDEYIGTPQVACETLKEEIEETQKAIDQLEEDTRSLMESHASELMGARKRLEELSNNFDVRKMAARIEDDNKEDYYILCGWMGEKDVEAFVKEAENDHRVLIVVEEEREKFFGDPPTKLKNPKIFKPFEMFIKMYGLPAHDEMDPTIFVALTYTFIFGAMFGDVGQGLCLFLIGGIIYLTKKANLAGIISVAGLFSTFFGFMFGSVFGFEDILPARWLRPVSAMTDLPFIGQLNTVFVVAIAFGMALNILVMLFHIVNAIRARDTENIWFSNNGLAGLVFYGFLVLTVVLFMTGHKTPGNILMAIFLGVPVVLFLFKEPLTNLVERNHKKIEEGKVMFLVQGFFELFETMLSYFSNTLSYVRIGAFAVSHAAIMEVVLMLSGATDGSPNIIGLVIGNIVVCGLEGLVVGIQVLRLEYYEMFSRFYKGTGREFKPFNNHKKA, encoded by the coding sequence ATGATTGTAAAGATGAAGTTCTTAAGCATCAGCGGTCCGAGAACGGATATCGACCGGGTGTGCGACGTCTATCTTTCCAAATATGAGATGCAGCTTGAGAACGCGGTCACAGAACTTCGGACGACCCAGAACCTCCTTCCCTTTGTGGAGGTGAACCCGTACAAGGAGCCGCTGGCCAAGGCGGAACAGTTCGCCGGCCTTCTGCCTTCTGGAGAGTATCACACGGACCACACGCTGACTACGGAAGAGATCCTGGCGCTGATCCGGGATGTGAACCATGACTATCTGGATATCCAGGAGAACAAAGAGCTTCTGAAGAAGAAGAAGGATGAGCTGACCGGCAAGCTGAATGTGCTGGAGCCCTTCCGGTCCCTGGATCTGGACGTGCACAAGGTGCTTCATTACCGGTACATGCATGTGCGTTTTGGCCGGATCGACCTGGATCATTATCAGAAGCTGGAGAAATATCTGTTTGACGATCTGAACGCCATTTTCCTGGAAGGGACCCGGACGGAGAATTATGTGTACGGCTGTTACTTCGCGGCCAATTCAGATACCAGCCGGGTGGACGCAGTGTTTAATTCCATGCACTTTGAGCGGATCACGGTCTCCGACGAATACATCGGGACGCCTCAGGTGGCCTGTGAGACTCTGAAGGAAGAGATCGAGGAGACCCAGAAAGCCATCGATCAGCTGGAGGAAGATACCCGGTCTCTGATGGAGAGCCACGCCTCCGAGCTGATGGGAGCAAGGAAGCGGCTGGAAGAGCTGTCCAACAATTTCGACGTGCGCAAGATGGCCGCGCGGATCGAGGACGACAATAAAGAAGATTACTACATTCTCTGCGGATGGATGGGAGAGAAAGACGTGGAAGCTTTCGTCAAGGAAGCGGAGAATGATCACAGGGTGCTGATCGTGGTGGAGGAAGAGCGGGAGAAATTCTTCGGCGATCCGCCTACGAAACTGAAGAATCCCAAGATCTTCAAGCCCTTTGAGATGTTTATCAAGATGTACGGGCTGCCGGCCCATGACGAGATGGATCCCACTATCTTCGTAGCTCTGACATATACCTTTATCTTTGGAGCCATGTTTGGAGACGTGGGACAGGGACTGTGCCTGTTCCTGATCGGCGGGATCATCTATCTGACGAAGAAGGCGAACCTGGCGGGGATCATCTCTGTGGCGGGACTTTTCTCCACCTTCTTCGGATTTATGTTCGGAAGCGTGTTTGGATTTGAAGATATCCTGCCAGCCAGATGGCTGCGGCCGGTGAGCGCTATGACGGACCTGCCCTTTATCGGGCAGCTGAACACGGTGTTCGTGGTGGCGATCGCCTTTGGTATGGCGCTGAACATCCTGGTGATGTTGTTCCACATCGTCAACGCCATCCGGGCCCGGGATACGGAAAACATCTGGTTTTCCAACAATGGTCTGGCGGGACTTGTGTTCTACGGATTCCTGGTGCTGACGGTAGTGCTTTTCATGACCGGTCACAAGACGCCGGGTAATATCCTGATGGCCATCTTCCTGGGAGTGCCGGTGGTCCTGTTCTTATTCAAGGAACCGCTGACAAACCTGGTGGAGCGAAACCATAAGAAGATCGAAGAAGGCAAGGTGATGTTCCTGGTACAGGGATTTTTCGAACTGTTCGAGACCATGCTGAGCTATTTCTCCAATACGCTTTCCTATGTGCGTATCGGAGCCTTCGCGGTAAGCCACGCGGCGATCATGGAAGTAGTCCTTATGCTCTCCGGAGCTACGGACGGAAGCCCCAATATCATCGGGCTTGTGATCGGAAATATCGTGGTGTGCGGCCTGGAAGGCCTGGTTGTGGGAATTCAGGTACTGCGTCTGGAATACTATGAGATGTTCAGCCGGTTCTACAAAGGAACCGGGCGGGAATTCAAGCCATTTAACAATCATAAGAAAGCATAG
- a CDS encoding V-type ATPase subunit → MCSLMTYSGIVTKIRAMQAKLLTDQDFENIAGLRSVPEVIEYLKEKPAYAEDLGQMDVALYHRGNVEKVLYQSLYNDYTKIFRFAGMQQKKFLKLYWKQYEVVLINYCLRIVFNHYDKPFDLDYKKEVFDRYSQISIDRLITSRNIEELVDNLKDTEYYAPLKKIRDSGTGKLFDYDLALDLYYFSTLWRKEKRLLKRKEKELFTRDCGTKIDLLNLQWIYRAKKYYHMVPPDIYSLTIPIQYRLKHDEFKALVEAPTVEEFIKLVEETYYAKHYHFGDERTLEQMYRDAQRTLYLADRRRNPYSVAAINTYLFLKEEEIYKLTTALECIRYGLSARETLAYVGGVKQ, encoded by the coding sequence ATGTGCAGTCTTATGACTTACAGCGGGATCGTGACGAAGATCAGGGCCATGCAGGCCAAGCTTCTGACGGACCAGGATTTTGAGAACATCGCGGGGTTAAGAAGCGTCCCGGAGGTGATCGAATACCTGAAGGAAAAGCCCGCGTACGCAGAGGACCTGGGGCAGATGGACGTGGCTCTGTATCACAGGGGCAACGTGGAGAAAGTCCTGTACCAGTCCCTGTATAATGATTATACAAAGATCTTCCGGTTCGCCGGAATGCAGCAGAAAAAGTTCCTGAAATTATACTGGAAGCAGTACGAGGTCGTGCTGATCAACTATTGTCTGAGGATCGTGTTCAACCACTATGACAAGCCCTTTGACCTGGATTACAAGAAGGAAGTGTTTGACCGGTATTCTCAGATTTCCATTGACCGTCTGATCACGTCCAGGAATATCGAGGAACTGGTAGATAATCTGAAGGATACGGAATATTACGCTCCGCTTAAGAAGATCCGGGATTCAGGAACAGGAAAGCTATTTGATTACGACCTGGCCCTGGATCTGTATTATTTCTCCACTCTTTGGAGAAAGGAAAAGCGCTTGCTCAAGCGGAAGGAGAAAGAACTTTTCACCAGGGACTGCGGGACGAAGATCGATCTTCTGAACCTGCAGTGGATCTACCGGGCGAAGAAGTATTACCATATGGTCCCGCCGGATATTTATTCCCTGACCATTCCCATCCAGTACCGCCTGAAGCATGACGAGTTCAAGGCGCTGGTGGAGGCGCCCACGGTGGAAGAGTTTATCAAGCTGGTAGAGGAAACCTACTATGCGAAGCACTATCATTTCGGCGACGAGCGGACGCTGGAGCAGATGTACCGGGACGCGCAGCGGACCCTGTATCTGGCGGACCGCCGCAGAAATCCTTATTCCGTGGCAGCGATCAATACTTACTTATTCTTAAAGGAAGAGGAAATCTATAAGCTGACGACAGCTCTTGAATGTATCCGTTACGGTCTGTCCGCAAGAGAGACGCTGGCTTATGTAGGAGGTGTGAAACAATGA
- the trmB gene encoding tRNA (guanosine(46)-N7)-methyltransferase TrmB, giving the protein MRLRNIPRAESVLAASPRVLKDPEQFRGAFRQTVFQNTDPLHIEIGMGKGQFLLTLALQNPSVNYIGIERYSSVLLRPVEKLASMQAAGEAVPSNLRFICMDAADISQVFAPGEVDRIYLNFSDPWPKARHARRRLTSLEYLARYDEILSPNGQVEFKTDNRALFDFSLEQIEASPVWTLAARTFDLHHDPLLNQGNIMTEYEEKFSSMDHPICKLIARRSR; this is encoded by the coding sequence ATGAGACTTCGAAATATTCCCCGGGCTGAAAGCGTGCTGGCAGCTTCCCCCAGGGTCTTAAAAGACCCGGAGCAATTTCGCGGCGCTTTCCGGCAGACGGTTTTTCAGAATACAGACCCTCTCCACATTGAGATCGGCATGGGCAAAGGCCAGTTCCTTCTCACACTGGCCCTTCAGAACCCTTCTGTAAATTATATCGGGATCGAGCGGTATTCCAGCGTCCTTCTGCGCCCCGTAGAGAAGCTGGCTTCCATGCAGGCCGCAGGAGAAGCCGTTCCCTCCAATCTGCGGTTTATCTGCATGGATGCGGCGGACATCTCCCAGGTTTTCGCCCCTGGTGAAGTGGACCGGATCTATCTGAACTTCTCGGATCCCTGGCCCAAGGCACGCCACGCCAGACGCCGCCTCACCTCCCTGGAATATCTGGCTCGTTACGATGAGATCCTCTCCCCCAACGGGCAGGTGGAATTCAAGACCGACAACCGGGCCCTCTTCGACTTCTCCCTGGAGCAGATTGAGGCTTCCCCTGTCTGGACCCTTGCCGCCCGCACCTTTGATCTTCACCATGACCCTCTTCTGAACCAGGGGAACATCATGACGGAATACGAAGAGAAGTTTTCCTCCATGGATCATCCCATCTGCAAGCTTATCGCCCGAAGGAGCCGCTGA
- a CDS encoding thioredoxin domain-containing protein, translated as MLHLTCENFETRIIKDPRPAVVLFYARWCGKCAMTRPMVEDVAERHQRRVRFFEVEIDESPLLADRYGADIVPTFVFFQNSAAVSTMKGLIGEATLEQRLKEIFRNC; from the coding sequence ATGCTGCATCTGACTTGTGAAAATTTTGAAACCAGGATCATAAAAGACCCCCGTCCGGCAGTGGTCCTGTTCTACGCCCGCTGGTGCGGGAAATGCGCCATGACAAGACCAATGGTGGAGGACGTGGCCGAGCGCCATCAGAGGCGCGTCCGGTTCTTCGAGGTGGAAATCGACGAGTCCCCTCTCCTGGCGGACCGGTACGGGGCGGACATCGTCCCCACATTTGTTTTCTTCCAAAATAGCGCTGCCGTGTCCACCATGAAAGGGTTGATCGGCGAAGCCACTCTGGAACAGCGGCTCAAGGAAATCTTCAGAAATTGTTAA
- a CDS encoding DUF1002 domain-containing protein produces MKKLRKIIPFMLIMTLTCASLPIAAQADSSKVVTLGANLSEEQKTSMYEYFGTSADQVETIEVTNADEREYMEGIATEAQIGTRTYSCSYVEPTSSGGIQVKVANLTFVTSSMIASTLLTSGMENCNVVAASPIEVSGTGALTGIMMAYETASGEELSEEQKEAAVEELVTTGDLADSVGQEEASQLMNDVKQDVIEKGLTEEGEIQDAVNDAAGSLNITLTEEQMAEIVALMQTISQFDYDVNALKDTLDNLAGKGDGFFASLWESIKNFFTGGDSTGGILNDTNDEILGDNAVIDSTLDSVKDAAESADGDSWWDKIVDFFKGLFGGDDEQATEEETTNDTVDDSTADDPAVDDSNSADDTVAPDSESSSDTSAQEETADDGSATADDSSDSSGDETTSQDTADESISE; encoded by the coding sequence ATGAAGAAATTAAGAAAGATCATACCATTTATGCTGATAATGACCCTGACCTGCGCAAGCCTTCCCATAGCTGCCCAGGCCGACAGTTCCAAGGTCGTTACCCTTGGAGCCAACCTCTCGGAAGAACAGAAGACTTCCATGTACGAGTATTTTGGGACCTCCGCCGACCAGGTAGAGACCATCGAAGTAACCAACGCTGACGAGCGGGAATACATGGAGGGCATCGCCACAGAAGCCCAGATCGGAACTCGTACCTACAGCTGCTCTTATGTAGAGCCTACAAGCAGCGGCGGGATCCAGGTAAAGGTTGCGAATCTTACCTTTGTGACCAGTTCCATGATCGCCAGCACTCTTCTCACTTCTGGAATGGAGAACTGTAACGTGGTTGCCGCTTCTCCCATTGAAGTCTCCGGCACAGGCGCCCTTACCGGGATCATGATGGCCTATGAGACCGCCAGCGGAGAAGAATTGAGTGAAGAACAGAAAGAAGCCGCTGTAGAAGAACTTGTCACCACCGGCGACCTGGCAGACTCTGTCGGCCAGGAAGAAGCCAGCCAGCTGATGAACGACGTCAAGCAGGATGTGATCGAGAAGGGCCTGACCGAAGAAGGCGAGATCCAGGACGCAGTCAACGACGCTGCCGGCAGCCTGAACATCACCCTCACAGAAGAGCAGATGGCCGAGATCGTGGCTCTCATGCAGACCATCTCCCAGTTCGACTATGATGTAAACGCCCTGAAGGACACCCTGGATAACCTGGCCGGCAAGGGAGACGGCTTCTTCGCCAGCCTGTGGGAATCCATCAAGAACTTCTTCACCGGCGGGGACAGCACGGGCGGCATCCTTAACGATACCAACGATGAAATCTTAGGCGACAACGCCGTGATCGACAGCACCCTGGATTCCGTCAAGGATGCAGCCGAGAGCGCCGATGGCGACAGCTGGTGGGATAAAATCGTCGACTTCTTCAAAGGCCTTTTCGGTGGTGACGATGAGCAGGCCACCGAGGAAGAGACCACCAACGATACCGTTGATGATTCCACTGCTGATGACCCCGCTGTTGACGACTCCAACAGCGCGGACGATACTGTCGCCCCAGACAGCGAAAGCAGCTCCGACACTTCCGCCCAGGAAGAGACCGCTGACGATGGCAGCGCCACTGCCGATGACAGCTCCGATTCTTCCGGGGATGAGACCACTTCCCAGGATACAGCAGACGAAAGCATAAGCGAATAA
- a CDS encoding heavy metal-associated domain-containing protein, translating to MADLIVVVILAVLLGSAISYIVKAKKRGVKCIGCPAGGSCPSAAKPPKKKLDGPVIGKKTLSIEGMHCAHCAGNVTKMLNQIDGVSARVDLSKNQAVVSCDRIVSDEVLKEAVEKMGYHVTGIS from the coding sequence ATGGCAGATTTGATCGTGGTCGTGATCCTGGCAGTTCTTCTGGGAAGCGCCATCTCCTATATTGTAAAAGCGAAAAAACGGGGTGTTAAATGCATCGGATGTCCCGCCGGCGGAAGTTGTCCAAGCGCTGCGAAACCGCCGAAGAAAAAACTGGACGGCCCGGTGATCGGAAAGAAAACACTGTCCATTGAAGGCATGCATTGCGCCCACTGCGCAGGGAATGTGACAAAGATGCTCAATCAGATCGACGGCGTCAGCGCCCGGGTGGATCTGTCAAAGAATCAGGCGGTGGTTTCCTGCGACCGGATCGTATCAGACGAGGTGTTGAAAGAAGCGGTGGAGAAGATGGGGTATCATGTGACCGGGATATCCTGA
- the feoB gene encoding ferrous iron transport protein B, protein MRVAFAGNPNSGKTTMYNALTGRNEKVGNWAGVTVERKESLIKKAYYGGSEELVAVDLPGAYSMSPFTSEESITSSYVKNEHPDAIVNIVDATNLSRSLFFTTQLLELGVPVVVALNKSDLTEKKQTKIDEKRLAEKLGCPVIKTISTSSGHTGLKEVVEAAVALKGAGQKAPYVQADIDLTDKEAVEAADRKRFDFVNAIVKEVEQRKVFTKDKNAQDKIDSVITHKIIGIPLFAAIIFLVFYISQTTVGTWIADWLVAWIETFQGWVGGLMENANPMLYALLVDGIIGGVGAVVGFLPLVMVMYFLIALLEDCGYMARATVVLDPIFKRVGLSGKSIIPMVIGTGCAIPGVMASRTIRNERERRTTAMLTPFMPCGAKIPVIALFAGAFFADAWWVSATMYLVGILLILLGALLVKRITGQKYRKSFFIIELPEYKLPSLKRACISMLERGKAYIIKAGTIILVCNTVVQIMQTFNWQFQVVAEGAEDTSILASIAHPIAILFIPLGFGVWQLAAAAVTGFIAKENVVGTLAVVYGVTNLIDTDELALVGSGNEVATIMGLTKVAALAYLMFNLYTPPCFAALGAMNSEMKSGKWLLGGICLQLGTGYTVAFLVYQIGTLATTGSLGTGFVPGLIAVIVFALIILWRIRKSDKEFAAEYRLHAAA, encoded by the coding sequence ATGAGAGTTGCTTTTGCGGGGAATCCCAACAGCGGCAAGACAACAATGTACAACGCCCTGACAGGAAGAAATGAGAAAGTTGGAAACTGGGCCGGCGTTACGGTGGAGCGGAAGGAAAGCCTGATCAAAAAGGCTTATTACGGGGGGAGCGAGGAACTGGTGGCAGTAGACCTGCCGGGCGCTTATTCTATGTCCCCTTTTACATCGGAGGAAAGTATCACCAGCAGTTATGTGAAAAACGAACATCCGGACGCCATCGTCAACATCGTGGACGCCACGAACCTGAGCCGGAGCCTGTTCTTTACCACCCAGCTTCTGGAACTTGGCGTTCCGGTGGTGGTTGCTCTGAACAAAAGCGACCTTACAGAAAAGAAACAGACAAAGATCGACGAAAAACGACTTGCAGAAAAGCTGGGCTGTCCGGTGATCAAGACCATCTCTACTTCTTCCGGGCATACCGGGCTGAAAGAAGTGGTGGAAGCCGCGGTCGCGTTAAAGGGCGCAGGCCAGAAAGCCCCTTATGTGCAGGCAGATATCGATCTGACGGATAAAGAAGCGGTAGAAGCGGCAGACCGGAAGCGGTTTGATTTCGTGAATGCGATCGTTAAAGAAGTAGAGCAGCGAAAAGTATTTACAAAAGATAAAAATGCCCAGGATAAGATCGACAGCGTGATCACCCACAAAATCATCGGGATCCCGCTTTTTGCGGCGATTATCTTTCTGGTGTTCTACATATCCCAGACCACGGTGGGAACCTGGATCGCTGACTGGCTGGTTGCCTGGATCGAGACCTTCCAGGGCTGGGTTGGCGGCCTGATGGAAAATGCCAATCCTATGCTGTACGCGCTTCTTGTGGATGGTATCATCGGAGGCGTAGGCGCGGTAGTCGGATTCCTTCCGCTGGTAATGGTTATGTATTTCCTGATCGCCCTTCTGGAAGATTGCGGATACATGGCCAGAGCTACGGTTGTACTGGATCCTATCTTTAAAAGAGTGGGACTGTCCGGGAAATCCATCATCCCCATGGTCATCGGTACCGGCTGCGCCATCCCCGGCGTTATGGCCTCCCGGACGATCCGGAATGAAAGAGAGCGGCGGACCACAGCCATGCTGACGCCTTTCATGCCCTGCGGCGCCAAGATCCCGGTGATCGCATTATTTGCCGGTGCTTTCTTCGCAGACGCCTGGTGGGTATCGGCAACCATGTATCTGGTAGGAATCCTGCTGATCCTTCTGGGAGCGTTGCTGGTTAAGCGGATCACTGGTCAGAAATACCGGAAATCCTTCTTTATCATTGAGCTTCCGGAATATAAGCTCCCCAGCCTGAAGCGGGCATGCATCTCCATGCTGGAACGGGGCAAAGCATACATTATCAAAGCCGGAACCATCATCCTTGTGTGCAACACGGTAGTGCAGATCATGCAGACCTTTAACTGGCAGTTCCAGGTGGTTGCAGAAGGCGCGGAAGATACTTCCATCCTGGCCAGCATCGCCCACCCCATTGCTATTCTGTTCATCCCATTGGGATTTGGCGTATGGCAGCTGGCAGCGGCGGCGGTAACCGGATTTATCGCGAAAGAAAATGTAGTTGGCACACTGGCGGTTGTTTACGGCGTGACAAATCTGATCGACACAGATGAGCTGGCGCTGGTGGGAAGCGGAAATGAAGTGGCAACCATCATGGGCCTGACAAAGGTGGCGGCTCTCGCCTACCTGATGTTCAACCTCTACACACCGCCCTGCTTCGCGGCGCTGGGAGCCATGAACTCGGAGATGAAGAGCGGAAAATGGCTGCTTGGCGGAATCTGCCTGCAGCTGGGAACCGGCTATACGGTGGCCTTCCTGGTATACCAGATCGGCACGCTGGCAACCACAGGATCCCTTGGAACCGGTTTTGTTCCCGGTCTCATCGCGGTGATCGTATTTGCCCTTATCATCCTGTGGCGGATCCGCAAGTCAGATAAAGAGTTTGCGGCGGAATACCGTTTACACGCGGCGGCATAA
- a CDS encoding FeoA family protein, translated as MTLAEAREGEEYLIKGITTDDEELEAFLFSLGCYSGEPITVVSRLPGGCVVSIKDGRYNIDTDLAKAISI; from the coding sequence ATGACGCTAGCAGAGGCAAGAGAGGGAGAAGAATATCTCATAAAGGGTATTACCACGGACGATGAGGAACTGGAGGCGTTTCTGTTCTCCCTGGGGTGTTATAGCGGCGAACCGATCACGGTGGTCTCCCGGCTTCCCGGCGGCTGCGTGGTTTCCATCAAGGATGGCCGTTATAATATTGATACTGATCTGGCGAAAGCTATATCAATATAA
- the glgB gene encoding 1,4-alpha-glucan branching protein GlgB, whose amino-acid sequence MSERKKKPYEIGDLDQYLFGQGNHYDLYKKMGAHLVSDGKKKGAYFAVWAPHAKSVSVVGDFNDWDTQANPMEREEPLGIYTCFIPGIEENTLYKYCIETYTGDYIFKADPFANYAELRPGTASRVADIDHLKWTDTQWMDKRKTWKHEQEPMSIYEVHIGSWKRHPGREDEGFYSYREFAKEIVKYVKDMGYTHIEIIGIAEHPFDGSWGYQVTGYYAPTSRYGTPEDFAWMINYLHRNKIGVILDWVPAHFPRDAHGLADFDGTPTFEYADPRKGEHPDWGTKIFDYGKNEVRNFLIANALFWIEHFHVDGLRVDAVASMLYLDYGKQDGQWVANKYGGNKNLEAIDFFKHLNSVVLGRNPGALMIAEESTAWPKVTGDVEDDGLGFSLKWNMGWMHDFTEYMKLDPYFRKDNHNLMTFAMSYAYSEKYILVLSHDEVVHLKCSMLNKMPGLGFDKYANLKVAYAFMMGHAGKKLLFMGQEFAQLREWSEERELDWYLLAEKEHQAIQNWYRDLLHLYRSHKALYEMDQSWEGFEWINADDAYRSIFSFMRHSKGNKRNLLFVCNFTPMERSDYRVGVPRKKQYKLVLNSDDVQYGGKGEKRPLIYKAEKQECDGRPYSFAYPLPPYGVAVFEF is encoded by the coding sequence ATGTCAGAGAGAAAGAAAAAGCCTTACGAGATCGGAGATCTGGATCAGTACCTTTTTGGACAGGGGAACCACTATGATCTTTATAAGAAGATGGGTGCGCATCTGGTTTCCGACGGAAAGAAGAAGGGAGCGTATTTTGCTGTCTGGGCGCCCCACGCGAAGAGTGTTTCGGTGGTGGGTGATTTTAACGACTGGGATACACAGGCCAATCCGATGGAGAGGGAAGAGCCCTTGGGGATCTATACCTGTTTTATCCCGGGCATTGAGGAAAATACGCTTTATAAATATTGTATCGAGACGTATACCGGCGACTATATCTTTAAGGCGGATCCCTTCGCGAATTATGCGGAGCTGCGCCCGGGGACCGCTTCCAGAGTTGCGGACATCGATCATCTGAAGTGGACGGATACACAGTGGATGGACAAGCGCAAGACCTGGAAACATGAGCAGGAGCCCATGTCCATCTATGAAGTCCATATCGGATCCTGGAAACGCCATCCCGGACGGGAGGACGAGGGATTCTATTCCTACCGGGAGTTCGCGAAGGAGATCGTGAAATACGTGAAGGATATGGGATATACTCATATTGAGATCATCGGGATCGCGGAACATCCTTTTGATGGTTCCTGGGGATATCAGGTGACCGGGTATTACGCGCCTACTTCCAGGTACGGGACGCCGGAGGATTTCGCGTGGATGATCAATTACCTTCATCGAAATAAGATCGGTGTTATCCTGGACTGGGTTCCGGCACATTTTCCGAGAGACGCTCATGGTCTGGCAGATTTTGACGGAACGCCTACTTTTGAATACGCGGATCCCAGAAAAGGAGAACATCCGGACTGGGGGACCAAGATCTTTGACTACGGGAAAAATGAGGTGCGCAACTTCCTGATCGCCAACGCCTTGTTCTGGATCGAGCATTTCCACGTGGACGGACTGCGGGTAGACGCGGTTGCCTCCATGCTGTACCTGGATTACGGGAAGCAGGACGGACAGTGGGTTGCCAATAAATACGGAGGAAATAAGAATCTGGAAGCCATTGATTTCTTTAAGCATCTGAATTCAGTTGTGCTGGGAAGGAATCCGGGAGCGCTGATGATCGCGGAGGAGTCCACGGCATGGCCGAAAGTGACGGGTGATGTGGAGGATGACGGACTGGGCTTCAGCCTGAAGTGGAATATGGGCTGGATGCATGATTTTACAGAGTACATGAAGCTGGATCCCTATTTTCGTAAAGACAATCATAACCTGATGACCTTTGCCATGAGTTACGCGTACAGTGAGAAATATATCCTGGTGCTGTCCCATGACGAGGTGGTACATCTGAAATGTTCCATGCTCAATAAGATGCCCGGGCTTGGCTTTGACAAATATGCCAATCTGAAGGTGGCCTACGCCTTTATGATGGGGCACGCGGGCAAGAAGCTGCTCTTCATGGGCCAGGAGTTCGCTCAGCTCAGGGAATGGAGCGAGGAGCGGGAGCTGGACTGGTATCTTCTGGCTGAGAAGGAGCATCAGGCGATCCAGAACTGGTACCGGGATCTTCTGCATCTCTACAGGAGCCATAAGGCGCTGTACGAGATGGATCAGTCCTGGGAGGGATTTGAATGGATCAATGCAGATGACGCTTACCGCAGTATCTTCAGCTTTATGCGTCATTCAAAGGGAAACAAGAGAAATCTGCTCTTTGTATGTAACTTTACGCCTATGGAGCGCTCAGATTACCGCGTGGGTGTTCCCAGGAAGAAGCAGTATAAACTGGTTCTGAACAGCGATGACGTTCAGTATGGCGGAAAAGGAGAGAAACGGCCGCTGATCTATAAGGCGGAGAAACAGGAATGCGACGGAAGACCGTACTCCTTCGCTTATCCGCTGCCGCCCTATGGAGTAGCAGTGTTTGAGTTTTAA